A single genomic interval of Malania oleifera isolate guangnan ecotype guangnan chromosome 11, ASM2987363v1, whole genome shotgun sequence harbors:
- the LOC131168387 gene encoding 29 kDa ribonucleoprotein A, chloroplastic yields MSCASSTLLLPSLTPKTLAVCDYKTPSLSFFTLSSSLVKLHAKPISVSPSFLRSARALGSETSSSRFVLKVSVSSDVEQEEEEQEVFSNEGEPSFSPDLKLFVGNLPFGADSAALAGLFERAGNVEMVEVIYDKVTGRSRGFGFVTMSTVEEVEAAAQQFNGYEFEGRPLRVNFGPPPPRKEDSYSRGPRGGASFDDANRVHVGNLAWGVDDLALETLFSEQGKVMEAKVVYDRESGRSRGFGFVTYSSADEVNSAVESLNGADLNGRSIRVSVAASKRR; encoded by the exons ATGTCTTGTGCTTCGTCTACGCTGCTTCTGCCGTCGCTCACTCCTAAAACCCTAGCCGTCTGCGACTACAAAACCCCTTCACTCTCTTTCTTCACCCTCTCTTCTTCTCTAGTCAAGCTCCATGCCAAGCCCATTTCGGTGTCTCCATCATTTCTTCGTTCGGCGAGGGCGCTCGGTTCCGAAACCTCCTCGTCCCGTTTCGTTCTAAAAGTTTCCGTTTCGTCGGATGTAGAACAGGAAGAAGAAGAGCAGGAGGTGTTCAGCAATGAGGGCGAGCCGAGCTTTTCTCCTGACCTTAAACTCTTCGTAGGCAACCTCCCCTTCGGCGCGGATAGTGCAGCTCTCGCTGGGTTATTTGAACGAGCCGGAAATGTTGAGATGGTCGAG GTTATTTATGACAAAGTAACCGGGAGAAGCAGAGGCTTTGGTTTTGTTACAATGTCCACTGTTGAGGAGGTCGAAGCAGCAGCCCAGCAATTCAATGGCTAT GAATTCGAGGGGAGGCCATTGAGAGTGAATTTTGGACCGCCTCCTCCTCGTAAGGAAGATTCGTATTCTAGAGGGCCTAGAGGTGGGGCAAGTTTTGATGATGCCAACCGGGTTCATGTGGGTAACCTTGCATGGGGTGTTGATGATTTAGCACTTGAGACCTTGTTTAGCGAGCAAGGAAAGGTTATGGAAGCCAAGGTGGTTTATGACAGGGAGAGTGGTAGATCAAGGGGTTTTGGATTTGTAACTTACAGTTCTGCAGATGAGGTCAACAGTGCAGTTGAATCATTAAATGGAGCT GACCTGAATGGTAGGTCAATTCGAGTATCGGTGGCAGCATCTAAGAGACGTTAG